From one Bos javanicus breed banteng chromosome 15, ARS-OSU_banteng_1.0, whole genome shotgun sequence genomic stretch:
- the LOC133261054 gene encoding olfactory receptor 4C3D-like: MDVLRLPSNVTEFVLLGLTQNPHVQKILFIAFLFIFLFTVLANLLVVITIALSPTLSAPMYFLLTYLAFLDASFTSVTTPKLIVDLLHQRGIISWRGCLTQVFLEHFLAASEVIVLTVMAYDRYVAICKPLHYTTIMRQGLCQLLVVVAWIGGILHATVQVLFTMELTFCGPNVIDHFMCDFFSLLELACSNTHIPGMVVAVNSGGMCLLIFTMLLVSYIVILSSLRSHGSEGRRRALSTCGTHFTVVVLFFLPCVFTYTRPVATYPVDKWVTMFSAILTPMLNPIIYTVRNVEVKKAMRNLLKRRIV; this comes from the coding sequence ATGGATGTCCTCAGGCTTCCTAGCAATGTGACAGAATTTGTTCTCTTGGGACTCACACAGAATCCACACGTGCAGAAAATACTCTTCATTGCCTTTCTGTTCATTTTCCTCTTCACTGTGCTGGCCAACCTGCTCGTTGTCATCACCATTGCCCTCAGCCCCACGCTTTCTGCTCCCATGTACTTCCTTCTCACTTACTTGGCCTTCTTAGATGCCTCCTTCACATCTGTTACCACCCCCAAATTGATTGTTGACCTACTTCATCAAAGAGGAATCATCTCCTGGCGAGGATGCTTGACTCAGGTCTTTTTAGAACACTTTCTGGCAGCATCAGAGGTCATCGTCCTCACtgtcatggcctatgaccgctatgtggccatctgcaagcctctGCACTACACGACCATCATGCGACAGGGGCTCTGCCAGCTCCTGGTGGTGGTGGCCTGGATTGGggggatcctgcatgccactgtGCAGGTTCTTTTCACCATGGAGTTGACCTTCTGTGGTCCCAATGTCATTGACCACTTCATGTGTGATTTCTTCTCCCTGTTGGAACTTGCCTGCAGTAACACCCACATACCTGGAATGGTGGTGGCAGTCAACAGTGGGGGCATGTGCTTGCTCATTTTTACCATGCTGCTCGTTTCCTACATAGTCATCCTGAGCTCCCTGAGATCCCACGGCTCTGAAGGACGACGCAGAGCTCTCTCTACATGCGGCACCCACTTTACAGTAGTGGTGCTCTTTTTTCTGCCTTGTGTGTTCACCTACACACGACCTGTGGCCACTTACCCTGTGGACAAGTGGGTGACTATGTTCTCTGCAATCCTCACTCCCATGTTGAATCCTATCATTTACACAGTGAGAAACGTGGAGGTGAAAAAAGCCATGAGGAATCTGTTGAAGAGAAGAATAGTTTAG